From the genome of Thermococcus chitonophagus, one region includes:
- the thiE gene encoding thiamine phosphate synthase, protein MSFKKYLKLYVITDRRLKPEVESVRQALEGGATAIQMRIKDAPTREMYKMGRELRKLTREYDALFFVDDRIDVALAVDADGVQLGPEDMPIEVAKEIAPSLLIGASVYSLEEALDAEAKGADYLGAGSVFPTKTKSDVRVIGLEGLRRIVESVSIPVVAIGGINRENAREVLKTGVDGIAVISAVMGADDVKRATEELRKIVEEVLG, encoded by the coding sequence TTGAGCTTTAAGAAGTACCTCAAGCTTTACGTTATAACGGACAGGAGGCTTAAACCCGAAGTTGAATCAGTTAGGCAGGCACTCGAAGGCGGGGCTACCGCTATCCAGATGAGGATAAAAGATGCTCCAACGAGAGAGATGTACAAGATGGGGAGAGAGCTCAGGAAGTTGACGAGGGAATACGATGCCCTATTCTTCGTTGATGACAGGATTGATGTCGCCTTAGCTGTAGATGCCGATGGAGTTCAGCTTGGCCCTGAGGATATGCCAATTGAGGTTGCCAAGGAAATTGCCCCTAGTCTTCTAATTGGAGCCTCCGTGTATTCCCTAGAGGAGGCCCTAGATGCCGAGGCTAAAGGGGCGGACTATCTGGGAGCTGGCTCAGTTTTTCCAACTAAAACTAAAAGTGATGTGAGAGTTATTGGACTTGAGGGCCTGAGAAGAATTGTTGAGAGTGTTTCCATTCCAGTAGTGGCCATCGGTGGGATAAACAGAGAGAACGCACGTGAAGTCTTGAAGACGGGGGTAGATGGAATAGCGGTGATATCGGCCGTTATGGGGGCCGATGATGTTAAGAGAGCAACTGAGGAGTTAAGAAAAATCGTGGAGGAGGTGTTAGGATGA
- the thiM gene encoding hydroxyethylthiazole kinase, giving the protein MIREALKLVRKKRPLVHNITNFVVMNSTANALLAIGASPVMAHAQEELEEMIGIADSVVINIGTLDKFWIDSMIKATKVANDLNKPIVLDPVGAGATRLRTETALKILELGVTVLRGNFGEISALLGEHGKTRGVDSAEYNEEKAKELALKAAEEFSTVVAVTGKVDYVSDGKRVYAVYNGHEMLGRVTGTGCMVSAITGAFIAVVEPLIGAVSAIATFGIAAEKAYEEAKTPGSFHVRLYDWLYLLKPEDVEKLARVREIEL; this is encoded by the coding sequence GTGATAAGGGAAGCATTAAAGCTCGTAAGGAAGAAAAGGCCCTTAGTTCATAACATAACCAACTTCGTTGTCATGAACTCAACTGCGAATGCACTTTTGGCCATAGGAGCTTCCCCTGTAATGGCTCATGCCCAGGAAGAACTCGAGGAGATGATTGGAATTGCAGATTCCGTAGTTATAAACATAGGAACTCTTGACAAGTTCTGGATAGACTCGATGATTAAGGCTACCAAAGTAGCCAATGACCTTAATAAGCCCATAGTTCTAGATCCCGTGGGGGCTGGTGCAACAAGGCTGAGAACGGAAACCGCTCTAAAGATACTCGAGCTGGGTGTTACCGTTCTAAGGGGGAATTTTGGTGAGATATCGGCCCTCCTCGGAGAGCACGGCAAAACTAGAGGGGTTGATTCTGCCGAATATAACGAGGAGAAAGCTAAGGAACTGGCACTTAAAGCTGCAGAGGAGTTCTCAACGGTAGTTGCTGTAACCGGAAAAGTTGACTACGTAAGTGATGGAAAAAGGGTATACGCTGTTTACAACGGTCACGAAATGCTTGGTAGAGTCACTGGAACGGGTTGCATGGTGTCGGCAATTACAGGGGCATTCATAGCAGTCGTTGAACCTCTCATTGGGGCTGTAAGTGCCATAGCAACTTTCGGAATTGCCGCCGAGAAAGCTTATGAGGAAGCTAAGACCCCAGGAAGCTTCCACGTAAGGCTTTACGACTGGCTCTACCTTCTGAAGCCTGAAGATGTGGAAAAGCTCGCAAGGGTGAGGGAGATTGAGCTTTAA
- the cytX gene encoding putative hydroxymethylpyrimidine transporter CytX: MYEIKPVRDKIFDFWSNFSIWFGADFGIAVIWAGALLTPYLSLKQALLVIIIGHLLGNAVMSLIAVEGQETGLPTMVLSRGPLGGRGSVLPSILNYLQLIGWTAIMLLVGAKALDAIFPGTYSAWVIILGILVTVWTLVGPEKWRWLEKVSVALLGVLSIWLLYVIFSKYSFLELWNKPGEGGLPLLIALDLVIAMPLSWAPTIADYARFAKTKEDAAWGTYLGHLAGSAFCYFLGALSNVAIKQPDPISIIAAYGLGIPAMLIVLVSTLNTTFMDIYSASITWKNVNPRANAKLHVILVGIVGTVLALIFPVDKYEAFLLLIGGAFVPLAAIMITDYFLVKKKYDADKLLSDESVKVSGIIAWVMGFLLYLGLTMESLVGVHIPGLSSIGNQIGASIPVFVTSAVLYYILERWLR, from the coding sequence ATGTACGAGATAAAGCCAGTTAGGGATAAAATATTCGACTTTTGGAGTAACTTTTCAATATGGTTCGGAGCGGACTTTGGAATAGCAGTGATATGGGCCGGGGCACTGTTAACGCCTTACCTCTCCCTCAAGCAGGCCCTTCTGGTGATAATCATTGGACACCTCTTAGGTAACGCCGTTATGAGCTTGATAGCTGTGGAGGGTCAGGAAACTGGATTGCCTACGATGGTTTTATCTAGGGGGCCCCTTGGGGGAAGAGGTTCTGTGCTACCATCGATTCTTAATTACCTCCAGCTCATAGGATGGACGGCGATAATGCTACTTGTAGGTGCCAAGGCCCTAGATGCCATTTTCCCAGGAACATACTCCGCTTGGGTGATCATCCTAGGTATTCTAGTTACGGTCTGGACACTTGTAGGACCCGAGAAGTGGAGGTGGCTAGAGAAAGTTTCAGTCGCTCTCTTAGGAGTGCTCAGCATCTGGCTGCTGTACGTGATATTCTCCAAGTACTCGTTCTTAGAGCTCTGGAACAAGCCCGGAGAGGGAGGCCTGCCACTCCTTATAGCTTTAGACCTAGTAATTGCCATGCCCTTGAGCTGGGCACCAACGATAGCCGACTACGCGAGGTTCGCGAAGACAAAGGAAGATGCTGCCTGGGGGACTTACTTAGGCCACTTGGCAGGTTCAGCGTTCTGTTACTTCCTGGGGGCTTTGAGCAATGTTGCAATTAAACAGCCAGATCCCATAAGCATAATAGCTGCATACGGCCTCGGAATACCGGCGATGCTTATTGTGCTAGTTTCAACGCTCAATACAACATTCATGGACATCTACTCGGCCTCAATAACGTGGAAGAACGTCAATCCAAGGGCGAATGCCAAGCTACACGTCATACTGGTAGGCATCGTGGGAACAGTTTTAGCCTTGATATTCCCGGTAGATAAGTACGAGGCATTCCTACTACTAATCGGTGGAGCCTTCGTGCCTCTGGCCGCGATAATGATAACGGACTACTTCTTAGTCAAGAAGAAGTACGATGCAGATAAGCTTCTCTCCGATGAATCAGTAAAGGTCTCAGGTATTATTGCGTGGGTTATGGGATTCTTATTGTACCTGGGTCTAACAATGGAGAGCTTAGTGGGAGTCCACATTCCTGGGCTCAGCTCGATTGGAAACCAAATTGGAGCAAGTATTCCCGTATTCGTGACCTCGGCAGTTCTATACTACATTCTTGAGAGGTGGTTGAGGTGA
- a CDS encoding TenA family protein, with translation MFSEELLREARPIWSEFLPHNFLIRIAENRLPQENFAKWLVNDYYFVKNALRFMAILMAKAPDNLLQFFAESIYYISKELEMFESKARALGISLEGEIDWRAKAYVNYLLNVASLGSFLEGFTAFYCEEKAYYEAWSWVKSHQKEKSPYQEFIDHWSSEEFGEYVRKLGSILNELAEQHGEFERRKAKEVFLEVSKFELIFWDIGGE, from the coding sequence ATGTTTTCTGAGGAGCTTTTAAGGGAAGCAAGACCCATCTGGAGCGAGTTCTTACCTCATAATTTCCTCATTAGGATAGCAGAGAACAGGCTTCCCCAGGAAAACTTTGCTAAATGGCTTGTAAACGACTACTACTTCGTGAAGAACGCGTTGAGGTTCATGGCAATCTTAATGGCTAAAGCTCCCGACAATCTCCTTCAATTCTTCGCAGAGTCTATCTACTACATATCGAAGGAGCTCGAGATGTTCGAGTCTAAAGCTAGAGCTCTCGGCATCTCACTAGAGGGAGAGATTGACTGGAGGGCAAAGGCCTACGTAAACTACCTCCTGAACGTTGCAAGCCTGGGAAGCTTCTTGGAGGGATTTACGGCGTTTTACTGTGAGGAGAAAGCGTACTATGAGGCTTGGTCCTGGGTCAAAAGCCACCAAAAGGAGAAGAGCCCATATCAGGAGTTTATAGACCACTGGAGCTCTGAAGAATTTGGAGAGTATGTGAGAAAACTTGGGTCAATTCTCAACGAGCTCGCTGAGCAGCATGGAGAGTTTGAGAGAAGAAAGGCAAAGGAGGTATTCCTTGAGGTCTCAAAGTTTGAGTTGATATTCTGGGATATTGGGGGTGAGTGA
- the tenA gene encoding thiaminase II: protein MVTERLRKEADAIWRRIFEHPFVVHLYGGDLPIEKFKFYVLQDFNYLVGLTRALSVIASKAEYPIMAEILELAREEITTEMKNYEELLNKLGFTLEDAVKTEPTLVNSAYMDFMLSTAYKGSWVEGLTALLPCFWSYAEIAEYHIDALKNNENEIYREWAQVYLSDEYLGLVKRLRELIDGHPGDYERMKRIFITGSKFELAFWEMAWRGGDVF from the coding sequence ATGGTGACTGAGAGGCTCAGGAAGGAGGCCGATGCCATATGGAGGAGAATTTTTGAGCATCCCTTCGTCGTTCACCTTTACGGGGGAGATTTACCAATCGAGAAGTTCAAGTTCTACGTTCTTCAGGACTTCAACTACCTCGTAGGTCTAACTAGGGCACTCTCGGTTATAGCATCTAAAGCTGAGTATCCAATAATGGCCGAGATACTTGAGCTGGCGAGGGAGGAGATAACCACGGAGATGAAGAACTATGAGGAGTTGCTTAATAAGCTAGGGTTTACACTTGAGGATGCAGTAAAAACCGAGCCAACTCTAGTAAACTCCGCCTACATGGACTTCATGCTCTCCACGGCGTATAAGGGGAGCTGGGTTGAAGGGTTGACTGCGTTGTTGCCGTGCTTCTGGAGCTATGCTGAGATAGCTGAATATCACATAGACGCCCTCAAGAACAATGAAAACGAGATTTATAGGGAGTGGGCCCAGGTTTACCTGAGCGACGAGTACTTAGGGCTTGTTAAAAGGCTGAGGGAACTCATAGATGGACATCCTGGGGACTACGAGAGAATGAAAAGGATATTCATCACGGGAAGCAAATTTGAGTTAGCATTCTGGGAGATGGCTTGGAGGGGTGGAGATGTTTTCTGA
- a CDS encoding YbhB/YbcL family Raf kinase inhibitor-like protein has translation MKRVIPLILMTVVLLSGCLGEKSESKFSISSVFQENEPIPKKYTCDGININPPLYISNIPENAKSLVIIVDDPDAPRGTFTHWIAWDIPPVKEIPEGIPKKGEVESPVKMIQGINDFGRIGYDGPCPPPGHGVHHYHFKVYALDITLNLAPGSTRKELEEAMKGHVIAEAELVGTYER, from the coding sequence ATGAAGAGAGTAATTCCCCTAATTTTAATGACTGTTGTACTCCTATCTGGCTGTTTGGGAGAAAAGAGCGAGTCAAAGTTTTCAATTTCATCAGTTTTTCAGGAGAATGAGCCAATTCCAAAAAAGTATACATGTGACGGTATTAACATTAACCCTCCCCTCTACATTTCGAACATTCCTGAAAATGCAAAATCTCTCGTCATAATAGTTGACGACCCTGATGCTCCCAGGGGAACTTTCACGCATTGGATAGCTTGGGACATCCCTCCAGTTAAGGAGATCCCCGAAGGCATTCCCAAAAAAGGTGAAGTAGAGAGTCCGGTGAAAATGATTCAAGGCATTAACGACTTCGGGAGGATAGGCTATGACGGCCCCTGCCCTCCTCCAGGACATGGGGTTCACCACTACCACTTTAAGGTCTATGCCCTCGACATAACCCTAAATTTGGCCCCAGGATCTACTAGAAAGGAACTGGAAGAGGCCATGAAAGGGCACGTTATCGCCGAGGCCGAGCTAGTTGGGACGTATGAGCGCTGA
- a CDS encoding DUF257 family protein, which translates to MKFGLLWEVIKDKKFGETVIVENQTSLGIEALLLSLIEYSRANDIPLLIEDILDTFPIYARHLELILGNLNLENSKILKIGGSDDVGRIAEKLRFETDLRVYLSRYREAFYSVSPKENFIDLVFGLDRLFALNDTPMGTSELINSIKTYITNKNRLAFYFFELDLMENLSTRPIPVIEELATSVVRVTQDRDTIVFTMIKDSWALKAKIKEVRISVRDILGDEI; encoded by the coding sequence ATGAAGTTTGGACTACTGTGGGAGGTTATAAAAGATAAGAAGTTCGGGGAAACTGTCATAGTCGAGAACCAAACTTCCTTAGGGATTGAAGCCCTTTTACTTTCCCTTATTGAGTACTCTAGGGCCAACGATATCCCCCTATTAATTGAGGACATATTAGATACATTCCCTATATACGCTAGGCATCTTGAACTGATCCTAGGTAACCTTAACCTTGAGAATTCCAAGATACTAAAGATAGGTGGTTCGGATGACGTTGGAAGAATAGCCGAGAAGCTCAGGTTTGAGACTGACTTAAGGGTATACTTAAGTAGATACAGGGAGGCATTTTATTCTGTTTCTCCCAAGGAGAACTTCATAGATCTTGTGTTCGGCTTGGATAGACTCTTTGCTTTAAACGACACTCCAATGGGAACCTCTGAGCTTATAAATTCTATAAAGACATACATAACTAATAAAAACAGGCTTGCGTTCTACTTCTTTGAGCTTGATCTCATGGAGAACCTTTCAACGAGGCCCATCCCTGTAATAGAGGAATTGGCAACATCGGTTGTCAGGGTAACACAGGACAGGGACACGATAGTTTTCACAATGATAAAGGATTCCTGGGCCCTTAAAGCCAAGATAAAGGAAGTCAGAATTTCTGTGAGGGATATTTTAGGTGATGAAATATGA
- a CDS encoding DUF257 family protein: protein MDILEGLLDGVKYGEVVLIKYPPSYVPEFTILQIVEYAKSKGVPVIIDDNFDAFPIIVSHLEALGVSFDTNTVYVVKTGGSINVGNVIAKIRYHPDPRVYLKEYRETMDKVFSKFKECITISVGVESVLSRLTTPQELYLAIFEIQKALGNKNRKSVYLINERIFNALPSIARVELSRIASTIVNTKPYTTGAHLYIVKSPNPELVGKEITVDVGGKQ from the coding sequence TTGGATATATTAGAGGGGCTTTTGGACGGAGTAAAATATGGGGAAGTAGTCCTAATAAAGTACCCGCCCTCATACGTTCCCGAGTTTACAATTCTTCAAATAGTCGAGTATGCGAAATCAAAAGGGGTCCCAGTGATTATAGACGACAACTTTGACGCATTTCCCATCATAGTTTCCCACCTTGAAGCTCTTGGGGTAAGTTTTGACACCAATACCGTTTATGTCGTAAAAACCGGAGGAAGTATCAACGTTGGAAACGTTATTGCGAAGATAAGATACCATCCAGATCCTAGGGTTTATCTCAAGGAGTACAGGGAAACTATGGACAAGGTTTTTTCAAAATTTAAAGAATGTATAACAATATCTGTGGGAGTGGAATCAGTCCTCAGCAGGCTAACAACACCACAAGAGCTCTATTTGGCAATATTCGAGATTCAAAAAGCCCTTGGAAATAAAAATAGGAAATCAGTTTACCTAATTAATGAGAGGATATTCAACGCACTCCCGAGCATAGCAAGGGTGGAGCTGAGTAGAATAGCAAGTACAATAGTGAATACGAAACCCTACACCACAGGGGCTCATCTGTATATAGTCAAGAGTCCAAATCCCGAACTAGTTGGAAAAGAGATAACGGTTGATGTTGGTGGTAAGCAATGA